A section of the Pimelobacter simplex genome encodes:
- a CDS encoding SipW-dependent-type signal peptide-containing protein, which produces MTGWFGRGRTRALLSAGLLVGVGAVTTSAYWRDQGSVPGVSFSTGALHIDLAANVRVKPETYTWSSFPLNAIVPGTSRSATLPVTNNSAGAASFSYRIQMAATDVGGGNLAAALQVTVRRGGTSDGTTCSGGTLVGGANATLDGFDQPAGATLAPTQAHSMCVEVRLPSGASVTSGAQANLTLTFPATQVP; this is translated from the coding sequence ATGACCGGCTGGTTCGGGCGCGGCCGCACCCGTGCCCTGCTCTCCGCGGGCCTGCTCGTCGGGGTCGGGGCCGTGACCACGTCGGCGTACTGGCGGGACCAGGGGAGTGTGCCCGGGGTCAGCTTCAGCACCGGCGCGCTGCACATCGACCTGGCGGCCAACGTCCGGGTGAAGCCCGAGACCTACACCTGGTCCTCGTTCCCGCTCAACGCGATCGTGCCCGGGACCTCCCGCTCGGCGACCCTCCCGGTCACCAACAACAGCGCGGGCGCGGCGTCCTTCTCCTATCGCATCCAGATGGCCGCGACCGACGTCGGTGGCGGCAATCTCGCCGCCGCGCTCCAGGTCACCGTGCGCCGCGGCGGTACCTCCGACGGCACGACCTGCTCCGGCGGCACGCTCGTCGGCGGTGCCAACGCCACGCTCGACGGCTTCGACCAGCCGGCCGGGGCGACCCTGGCTCCCACCCAGGCGCACAGCATGTGCGTCGAGGTGCGGTTGCCGTCGGGGGCCAGCGTGACCTCCGGCGCGCAGGCCAACCTGACCCTCACCTTCCCCGCGACGCAGGTGCCGTGA